The Bubalus bubalis isolate 160015118507 breed Murrah chromosome 2, NDDB_SH_1, whole genome shotgun sequence genome includes the window AAGGCTGGGTGTGACAATTGTGTAAAAGAGAGTAAGGAACTTCCCCTCATCTTGCGAGGTACTAGTATGTGGCTTCAAGTACATATAAATGATTGTTCCATAAAACAGAGATACTACTGTGAGGTGGGAACCACATGTATTAAGGATCTTTTGCCACCTTGCTGCTGACTTGATTCTCATGACAGCTTGAGTGATGACTCCATATGAGATGAGAATTAGTGACAGAGGCACCAGAAGAATTACTACTCCAAGAGCAAAGACAACAACTTCTATTACTTTTGAATAGACACAAGCCATCTTGATCAATGCTGGCATCTCACAGAAAAAGTTATCCACCTCCCGGTGCCCACATCTTGGCAACTTCAAAGTCAAAGAACAAAGAATTAAGGCACTGCCAAAACCACCTAACCAGGCAATCAACACCATCTTCTGGCAAAGCTCAGGGTGCATTATTACTGTGTAGTGAAGAGGTTGACAGACAGCAGCATAGCGGTCATAAGCCATTACAGCCAAGAGAAGACATTCTGTGGCTCCCATGTCAAGGGCAAAGAAGAACTGGAGCACACACCCTCCATATGTAATAGACTTTTTTGGACCCCACAGATTTACCAGCATCTGGGGGATAATGCTAGTTGTGTAATAGAGGTCCACAAAAGACAAATTGGATAAGAAGAAATACATGGGCGTATGGAGCTGGGTGTCTAGGTAAGATACAAGAATGATCGTTGTGTTTCCTACCAGTGTTATAATATAGAAGATGAAGACAACCACAGAGATGATGTGTTCCAACTGGGGCCGATCAGAAAAGCCCAGCAGGATGAAGTCTGTTGTGGAACTTCCATTGCTGGTTCCCATTGTTCCTTTTGAAAAACCAGGGAGCTATACCATGGTAAGAATAAATAGTGTCAGCCTTAGGTAGAACTAAAAACCTCTGAAGTTTGTCATGAATATCCAAAGGTCACTTATTTGCATGCTTTCTCCTAGTTTGGAACACGTCTTAACATATCTGCTGTGTTCATTTTCCAAAATCTCTACCTATTTCATTATATCCatagtggttttattttattttttttatttgctatgCCATGTGGCTTCCAgtatcttagttccttgaccagggattgagcctgggacCCCGAGAGTTAAAACAtggatcctaaccactggatttctagggaattccccagaatgcttctaaaaataacttttgaCCACTGAGTCACACAATATTTTTCTTACAAAGTTGTTTTACTTAAGGTAAAAGTTAAATGACATTTTCCTGGGGTAAGCTCTACCACTTGCTAACAATTACTTTCCATATTCACTTCCAAATGTCTATATCTCAACCTTTATAATCTAAATAATAATTGTCATCACAACCAGCATCCTCCTCCGCTTTTTCCTCATTTTCAACATTACACTGTTGTTCTTGTATTAATTTTGATGTTCTTTACTATCCTGCCCTTTTTTTGTGCAATGTGTTTTTGGTGCCAGGAAATAATCCTTTTTATTAACCTTTATTTATGTGTAAAGATGCTATAGATTTCTTTGAACACCTTTGTGAATCTTATTACACCATCTCAGCAGTCTTATTGATTTGTTGCAGAGTTAAAAGTTGAACTAATTCCAGAAGGCTTTGGTCCCCTCATACACATGGTAGCAATTTGCATTAGCTCCTATTTACCTGTCCCTTCAGCAAAATTAACAAGGCAGTTAATTGAAACAAGAAGTTTATTAAACAATCAATGAGTTGTTTTTCCCCATGGAATTTACTAATTACATGAGCTTATCCTCTGGTTGCTTTGGAACTCTATAGGTAAAACTATCACCTAATTTCAACTCTAAAAGAATACAGATAAGGGACACAATTATATCAGTCTCACTTTGTCTGGATACGGTATCATATCATGAAACAGATGGAATGTCTAATTACTGagtttatgaattttttaatgtatataaactcTAACCATGAACTTCACATCTAAATGTATACTTTGCATTTATAGTGTCTTTGGGTCAAGGAATAATAACCTATTTGTTACAGTTATAGTAAGATAAGGTAAAGATAAATTACCTACAGTATATCATTTTTATAAGCATTCTAGTTagaacattatatattataatcatGATGAAAGAACTGTTATTATTAAGTAGTATGAAATAGAGGTGTAGTTTTtctcaataaaatggaaatttaatttaattatgagTGTCCAGTTTCTATGCTGTAGATGTCAGACTAAGTTAAGACGATTGCTTAAGAGCACAAGTTCTTGACTCAGAGTGCTTGGGATCAAATTCCAGCTTCACCACTCAGAAGCAATGTGTCCTTGGgcaatttatttaaccagtctgTCTACTAGGTTCTCTATGTGTTATGTGAAGGGATATTGTGAAGGGTAATATTTGTGAAGACACTTGGAAGTGAGTCCTTCTGTGGAAGGATTTCCAATGAAGGCAGAAAGCCTTTGTTCATGtttaattctaaaaatgaaaagctaTATTCACCTACCCCCAAATCATTGTTACTCTATTTATCcctcatttcctttgtttttttatgCTGGTGATTCACCATGTGGTCTACAACTAAACTGGaatgcttaaatatttttttggcaTGATGTTTTAGGTGCACAATCATACTTATGTACACAAAATTACTTTCAAATACAGTGTACAGATTGAACCGATAAGCTTCAGAAGGAGAAGACTTGGTTTCCAAAATGACTTGATTACAGAATGCACTTGGCTTTTTCTGACCACTTCAGGTTGGGATAGTGTTGGGAATTAAAAAGCCACAGAATTTTAGAGTTGAAATGAACCTCGGGCACCATGAATCCAGCCTTCTATCCTGCACAGGAAATCCTTCCACAGGAAGATTCACTTCCACTCCTATTTTCATAAATTCAGTAACAGGAAAGTCATTTGCACATGAAGCAGCCTCTTTCCTTTAATCAGTGTCTCTTACCTCTTATTTTGAGCTCAAAGGTGCCTTTTGTAACATCGGCActggctctttttcttttttctggaaataaatacagaataagTCAATTTGACATGGCTTTATAAAGgtagttttattattaaagaaaccatatatacagaaagaaaaataaaagctaggTCAGCTAAGGTGAATATTTTTGTAACTGACACAGAGGTCAAAAAACAGAATGCTGCCAGCCACCCTGGGATCTTCTCTTTGTGCCTCATTCCAGTCATAACCCTTCTCTGTCCTTGAAAGTATCCACTATCTTGATGTTTATAGTAACCACCTCCTTGTATTTTACCAGTTTAATTACTCAAATGTGCATCTGTAGACACTATTGTTTAATTTGGTTCATTAAgatttttatatgtcttttaagtctcttttGATATTAGAATCTATTGTTAAATATACAGTTACATTTATGTTCCCAGACCAAGTGCATAAGTCACTGAACGATCTTTAATTACTATGCTCTTCTGGTTGGAATCCATTGGATGCACCATGGTTTATCAAATGCCTCAGAATAGTGAGTTTAGAAGTAAACACAGTGCACCAGGTGTGCTACACTGTGGAAGAGAATAGTGACAGTCTATGATTTACAcaatgtttctaaaatattttagccAGTTTTAGCAGGTGGAAAACATTACAGTCTTCATTTAAGGTTTGGATTATATAAGGCTCCTTGTTCGAAGTGTTGTCAAGAATTATACTTTATGTCATTTAATCTTGTGAACCCAAATATAAGACTTCAtcttatgctttttaatattttggtttaAGCCTTGAAGTCTCAAAATTtagatatcattttaaatttaaaagtcaacatgatatataaaaaagaacattagttgaagaaatagatgttaaaaagaagcatgttatattttaattaaaactcaCCTTCATTTTTCATAGTATGAACTTCAGTTTCTAATAATGTAGCAtaactttaaattttactttcttcagtGAAATCTAAGACAAATGAACCAGACATATTTAAACATAACTTGAGTGTACACAATGATATGGAGATAAAACTAGATACATAAAATTTCATAGTtgtctaaaattttattaaaaaaagatcttaaatggATTTTTTATAACTGTAAAGTAAGATGGTACATTGCTGTAACCATACAAACCCAAagcaaaaaaatacaatataaaagtAGTTAAGATCCCCAACTCAGTCAGACCATCAGTGATGGTATTAGAACACCCTTCAGCTACTTTCTCACTGTGTGGAATGAAGCAAACTAATTATCTTCTTTAAGCCAGAGTTTCCTCATCCTCAAAATAGGTATTCTAGAGCACCTGCTTCATATAATGGTTTGTGAGGATAATTAAATGATTTATTACATATAAACTGTTTAGTAAGATGCTCAGCATAGAGAGCATTTACTAAGTTAAAATTTTCACTAAATGCTCTCTTGTTGAAATTTAATATAATCTTCATTTCTGAGAGGGAATTAGTGTCTTAGGGTTTATTTTTATCTCACATATCTGTCACATATTTGCTTTCATGTTAGACTGAGATCTAACATCTGTACTACCTAGGATCTGTTTTCTACTCCATGTCTTCTGTTGGAGATAGCAGCGAATACttaccagaagaaaaaaatattagaaggTAATTATACTTTCATGAGGGTAGAATTCACAGTTGTCATGCTCTTAAGTAGTCCGGATGTACTCCTGTGCATACTATGATGATCCTTCATTTCATTGATAATTCAGAAAACTTGTTTGGCAAGTCACTGAGTCTATGAAATATTGGAATAGCCACCAGTTTCTTATATTATTAATAACGTGACAGTCACATTCATGTTTAAATACAACAGCTGAACTGAGATTAAATAGAGGTCTCCATCTAATGTGGATGTTGGAGAAAAACTAGATGCAGGACTGGTTGAAGAGTTGAAGAATTAGgttttgttaaatgtatttttgataGTATATTTGTAGTCTTATTGTGTATACTTTTGTTAAATGCATTTGTAGATAGATTTTTGCCTAATTAAACAAAGAGAGTGCTATGTTGGTCTGCGTATACTACAAGAATCGTAATGATGTAGCAGGGAAATATTTGTGTGCAATTTTAAAGGCTACTATGTGGATGTGATTTAGACCTTGGGGACTAGTGCCCCACAGAGGTGATTAACAAATCTTTGACTATGGTCAGAATCTTATCTAAACAACAATTTTATGAAAAGTTCCCTTAAGACTTTGCGGTCTATCCATTTTCTGTTTAGATTTTTTCCATGGAAATCAATTTCAGAGGTAAATTTATATATTGCACTGAAGTTAGTgttgaatattataaatataatgtaaaccatatttattaaaataacacaCTTAATTGAAATTTGGATTATTCAACAGCTAAGATATCAGGTTGGAGAAATACAGGCTATTATCTATGTATTGTGTCCATAGGAAATAAGATATATGATTAAAAATCATGGAATAATTAAAATTCTAGGTTCATGAGCTATATAATCATTGTTtcattttcaataaattaaaGATAATACTGTGAATACATTTCAGCCTGCCCTTCTGTTCAGGAGCTGAAAATTTTCTAATAGCTTAGAGCTGCCTATGTGCCTTCACACTGTCCAGTCTGTCTTCCTGCCTGACTCCCAGGGGAATCATGGTCTTGAATTCTGTGTTCATCACATACTTACATTAGGATATAATTTATACATTGACACACTCCCCTACATATGTGCAGAATGTCTAAATAGCCTATATTTTTTCTATGTGCAACTTCACAGAATTTGTCTATTAGTTCttggagtttttttttattaGGTCTTGAGGATTTTCTATatcaaagatcatgtcatctgcagagacagttttacttctcacTTTCTGATTtgaatgcttttcatttcttttccttttctaggaCTTCCCAACTATATTGATAGAAGTGGCGAGAGTGGTCATCATTGTCTTGCCCTTGATACTAGAGGAAAAGCTTACAACCTTGTAGTAGTGAGTATGGTGTTTGCtctgggcttgtcatatatgattCAATATCTTTACTAGTAATTGGTCTGTTAGATTTTCTACCAATATTTCTTTCTAATTCAATCTTGGTAGGttgtatatttttagaaattaactGTTTCTTCTAAGTAGTTCAATTTATTGGTATAGTGTTTTTTGATCCTATCTATTTTGTGTGGTAGCAGTTGTAATGtctttttcatacttttctttatttttgtcctCTGTCTTTTTTTGCTGATGGAGCCTGCAATGCATTTAGTAGGAACTGCATGTTTTTGTTGCCCTCCAAGAGTCCTAGCTGCTGCTTTTTTAGGCTCTTCCTTCCTCACGGTCACCACTCCCCGAGTCTTGCAGCACATCTCAGCATACTGAATACAGTGAGAAAGAAGTCGTTGGTTTGTCAGTGTCTTTGTTGCACAGCTAGGGAAGCTGGTTGCTCACTCAGATACTCTCACATTCTCCCAATGGAGAAATCACAGGCTAAGGAAGTCTCCTTTGGCACTGAGCTGTGACACCTTGGAGGAGAGGTGGTAGGTAGTAAAGTAAAACTGTTCTTAACCTCATCAGTGTGTCCATCTTGTATTTGTCTCTGCTCCATTGATGTGCTGGTACTTCTCATTGGACTCCCAGAGTTTCACAAAGGCAGTGCTGTCTGTTGGTGATTACACAGATCATCCTGAATATGCAGGAAGCTTAGACTATGGCTTGCTTTTCTGATTCCTTAGTGGTGTCTTTGGAAGAGAcaaagctttaattttaaaaagttcaacacatgaatttttcttttatgattagtCTTTACCAAagtaaaaagccttttgatgaaagtgaaagtggagagtgaaaaagttggcttaaagctcaacattcagaaaacgaaggtattgatatccggtcccatctcttcatgggaaatagatg containing:
- the LOC102391140 gene encoding putative olfactory receptor 2W6; its protein translation is MGTSNGSSTTDFILLGFSDRPQLEHIISVVVFIFYIITLVGNTTIILVSYLDTQLHTPMYFFLSNLSFVDLYYTTSIIPQMLVNLWGPKKSITYGGCVLQFFFALDMGATECLLLAVMAYDRYAAVCQPLHYTVIMHPELCQKMVLIAWLGGFGSALILCSLTLKLPRCGHREVDNFFCEMPALIKMACVYSKVIEVVVFALGVVILLVPLSLILISYGVITQAVMRIKSAARWQKILNTCGSHLTVVSLFYGTIIYMYLKPHTSTSQDEGKFLTLFYTIVTPSLNPLIYTLRNKDVKSAIKRILWIKKKWPAKS